One region of Deinococcus planocerae genomic DNA includes:
- a CDS encoding DegV family protein has translation MTDSTCDLPAETARALGLRVVPLRVVIEGRTFLDGQDLDPEAVYDHQRRGGTVATAPAPQEAFETLYRELLATHDGVVSVHLSGELSDTVRHARAAAGALNAGERVHVIDSGLASLPLAEAALAARDALWRGGDAASAQAAVRRVGEEALAEFTVPTLEYLRRGGRLSRAQELVGNVLGLRPVLRFDGGRLRAVRRVKADDALRDILARLEERFGDEPVAVTVGHAGRDPIRLAELRAALGASRLNVARGRVQLLGPAIGAHVGPGTYGVMARPYEG, from the coding sequence ATGACCGATTCCACCTGCGACCTGCCCGCCGAGACGGCCCGTGCCCTCGGCCTGCGCGTCGTGCCCCTGCGCGTGGTGATCGAGGGGCGCACCTTCCTCGACGGGCAGGACCTCGACCCCGAGGCCGTGTACGACCACCAGCGCCGGGGCGGGACGGTGGCGACCGCGCCCGCCCCGCAGGAGGCCTTCGAGACGCTCTACCGCGAACTGCTCGCCACTCACGACGGGGTGGTCAGCGTGCACCTGAGCGGCGAGCTCTCCGACACGGTGCGCCACGCCCGGGCCGCCGCCGGGGCCCTGAACGCGGGAGAGCGGGTCCACGTCATCGACAGCGGCCTCGCCTCGCTGCCCCTCGCCGAGGCCGCCCTGGCCGCCCGCGACGCCCTGTGGAGGGGGGGAGACGCGGCCTCGGCGCAGGCCGCCGTGCGGCGGGTGGGGGAAGAAGCCCTCGCCGAGTTCACCGTGCCCACCCTCGAATACCTGCGCCGGGGAGGCCGCCTCTCGCGGGCTCAGGAACTCGTGGGCAACGTGCTCGGCCTGCGCCCGGTCCTGCGTTTTGACGGCGGGAGGCTGCGCGCCGTGCGCCGCGTGAAGGCCGACGACGCCCTGCGCGACATCCTCGCCCGGCTGGAGGAACGCTTCGGTGACGAGCCGGTCGCCGTCACCGTTGGGCACGCGGGCCGCGACCCCATCCGCCTCGCCGAACTCCGGGCCGCCCTCGGCGCGAGCCGCCTCAACGTGGCGCGGGGACGGGTGCAACTCCTCGGCCCGGCCATCGGCGCCCACGTCGGCCCCGGCACCTACGGGGTGATGGCGCGGCCCTACGAGGGGTGA
- the bshA gene encoding N-acetyl-alpha-D-glucosaminyl L-malate synthase BshA, producing the protein MGRRPEKIAVLCHAGAGGSGVVATELGLLVAQAGHEVHFIGSAVPFRLAGQRGASRPFYHQVSAFAYALFDQPFPELAAANTLTEVILEHGVELTHAHYAIPHATAALHAQAITRRSRVVTTLHGTDVTLVGAEPAFRHTTRHAIERSDHVTAVSHFLAEQTREVFGVEREIEVIHNFVDAGRFVRVTDPAMRARFAHPEEALIVHVSNFRPVKRVEDVVRVFARVSGELPARLLMIGDGPERPRAFELAGQLGVSGRTHFLGSFPDVQSVLGISDLFLLPSSNESFGLAALEAMSCEVPVVAARAGGVPEVVQDGVTGFLAPLGDVDAMADAALRVLRDAGLARALGAAGREAALTRFHPDRIVPRYLGAYARTVAVG; encoded by the coding sequence ATGGGGCGCAGGCCAGAGAAGATCGCGGTGCTGTGCCACGCGGGGGCCGGAGGCTCGGGGGTGGTAGCGACCGAGCTGGGGCTGCTGGTGGCGCAGGCGGGGCACGAGGTGCATTTCATCGGGTCCGCCGTGCCCTTCCGGCTGGCGGGGCAGCGGGGGGCGAGTCGGCCCTTCTACCACCAGGTGAGCGCCTTCGCGTACGCCCTCTTCGACCAGCCCTTTCCCGAGCTGGCGGCGGCGAACACCCTCACCGAGGTGATCCTCGAGCACGGGGTGGAACTGACGCACGCGCACTACGCGATTCCGCACGCGACGGCGGCCCTGCACGCGCAGGCGATCACCCGCAGGAGCCGGGTGGTAACCACCCTCCACGGCACCGACGTGACGCTCGTGGGGGCCGAGCCCGCCTTCCGGCACACGACCCGGCACGCCATCGAGCGCAGCGACCACGTGACGGCGGTGTCGCACTTCCTCGCCGAGCAGACCCGCGAGGTCTTCGGCGTCGAGCGCGAGATCGAGGTGATCCACAACTTCGTGGACGCGGGGCGCTTCGTGCGGGTGACCGACCCCGCCATGCGCGCCCGCTTCGCGCACCCGGAGGAGGCCTTGATCGTCCACGTCAGCAACTTCCGCCCGGTCAAGCGGGTGGAGGATGTGGTGCGCGTCTTCGCGCGGGTCTCGGGCGAACTCCCCGCCCGGCTGCTGATGATCGGCGACGGCCCCGAGCGTCCCCGCGCCTTCGAACTCGCCGGGCAGCTCGGGGTGAGCGGGCGCACGCACTTCCTGGGATCTTTCCCCGACGTGCAGTCGGTCCTGGGCATCAGCGACCTCTTCCTGCTGCCCAGCAGCAACGAAAGTTTCGGCCTCGCCGCCCTGGAGGCCATGAGCTGCGAGGTCCCGGTCGTCGCCGCGCGGGCCGGAGGCGTCCCCGAGGTCGTGCAGGACGGGGTGACGGGCTTTCTCGCCCCCCTGGGCGACGTGGACGCGATGGCCGACGCCGCGCTGCGTGTCCTGCGGGACGCGGGGCTCGCCCGGGCGCTGGGCGCGGCGGGGAGGGAGGCGGCCCTCACCCGCTTCCACCCGGACCGCATCGTCCCGCGCTACCTCGGCGCCTACGCGCGCACGGTCGCGGTGGGCTGA